A window from Gottschalkiaceae bacterium SANA encodes these proteins:
- a CDS encoding transcriptional regulator produces MKIAIVGAKDSVEKVHRIGKISYGEHDFLPFAVGLCDYCDEVLNRCEEVADGLIFTGLGFVNISKKLNILSIPVEFITRDGSCIIKTFWDMQQQELGPKRISMDVVGEDLFQDVCEELELQFEESYLFPYNPEQIEEELMIEHKKLWAAGEIDMAITSYGWIYDQLREANVPVVRLGVTAPIIRNSLDRLIARIENQEMKKSQLAVQMITIEAKQDYNRYEYEALRKRNVFERMLIDYLPVIQGTVTQNQNDQYTIISTRGAIDSSMGKEAFLKIITDTEKENIRLYAGVGFGHTAFDADFNARTALKRSRQEKGNAYYIVDAKKRVVGPIGDKNALAYESASLEKELQRVARETGLSTTYISKLTNLTKKLDTNLIDSKKLAELLKVTDRSARRILKKLVDAGYAEVATSSQQNAVGRPLLIYKITIS; encoded by the coding sequence ATGAAAATTGCAATTGTTGGAGCAAAGGACTCAGTTGAAAAAGTTCATCGTATTGGAAAAATATCATATGGAGAGCATGACTTTCTTCCTTTTGCCGTTGGCCTTTGTGATTATTGTGATGAGGTCTTGAATCGCTGCGAGGAAGTGGCGGATGGTCTGATTTTCACCGGTCTTGGATTTGTGAATATCTCTAAAAAATTAAATATTCTCTCGATCCCTGTGGAGTTTATCACCCGTGATGGTTCTTGCATTATCAAAACCTTTTGGGATATGCAACAACAAGAACTAGGGCCGAAGCGGATTAGTATGGATGTCGTGGGAGAAGACCTTTTTCAGGATGTTTGCGAAGAATTGGAACTGCAATTTGAAGAAAGTTATCTTTTTCCTTATAATCCTGAACAGATCGAAGAAGAACTGATGATTGAGCATAAGAAGCTTTGGGCTGCAGGTGAAATTGATATGGCAATCACTAGTTATGGATGGATTTACGACCAATTGCGAGAAGCGAATGTTCCGGTGGTCCGCCTTGGAGTAACTGCGCCCATTATTCGAAATTCACTCGATCGTTTGATCGCACGGATTGAAAATCAAGAAATGAAGAAATCTCAGTTGGCGGTTCAAATGATTACAATTGAAGCGAAACAAGATTATAATCGTTATGAATATGAAGCCTTACGCAAGCGAAATGTCTTCGAAAGAATGCTGATTGATTACCTGCCCGTAATTCAGGGAACCGTAACACAGAATCAAAATGATCAGTACACCATTATCAGTACGCGAGGTGCGATTGACAGTTCGATGGGGAAAGAAGCCTTTTTAAAAATCATTACGGACACCGAAAAGGAAAATATTCGTCTCTATGCAGGAGTGGGCTTTGGACACACTGCTTTTGATGCAGATTTTAATGCAAGAACCGCCTTGAAACGATCTCGTCAAGAGAAGGGAAATGCCTACTATATTGTGGATGCGAAGAAAAGAGTGGTCGGTCCCATTGGGGATAAAAATGCTTTGGCCTACGAAAGTGCTTCCTTAGAAAAAGAGCTTCAAAGAGTAGCACGGGAGACAGGATTAAGTACGACGTATATTTCTAAGCTGACTAATTTGACGAAGAAATTGGATACGAATCTTATAGATTCAAAGAAGCTAGCTGAGTTATTAAAGGTTACCGATCGATCAGCACGACGGATTTTGAAAAAACTGGTAGATGCAGGTTACGCTGAAGTTGCGACGTCCTCGCAGCAGAATGCTGTAGGCAGACCTTTGTTGATTTATAAAATTACAATTTCCTAA
- a CDS encoding DUF3100 domain-containing protein, producing MDSKYKSSSYRNLYIIVFIIVIISELIGIKKFSVGPGSVVLLPMLYAVIIGLVITPGILGKRIAALKSMISDEVMEIAGMLVMLSLLPLGVKYGTLVGPNIVKVVQAGPAFLLQELGNLGTVFIGLPLAMALGLRREAVGATVSICREPTLGVIGERYGINSPEGTGVLGTYMMGTVLGTIFFGLLGSFAVNTGIHPYALAMASGMGSGSMMTAASSSLAETVPAMRDTILAYAATSNMLTGVTGLYSVVFIALPMSNWLYKKWEPFFARKDAAEGSVKDVK from the coding sequence ATGGATTCAAAATACAAATCGTCATCATACAGAAATTTATACATAATCGTTTTTATTATTGTCATTATTAGTGAGTTAATCGGTATTAAAAAGTTCTCAGTAGGTCCGGGTTCTGTTGTGCTTTTACCCATGTTATATGCGGTAATTATTGGTCTTGTTATCACACCAGGGATTTTAGGCAAGCGAATTGCTGCATTAAAATCGATGATTTCGGATGAGGTTATGGAGATTGCAGGCATGTTGGTTATGCTCTCCCTACTACCGCTCGGTGTCAAATATGGTACCTTGGTTGGTCCCAACATCGTGAAGGTTGTGCAAGCGGGTCCTGCATTCCTCCTACAGGAGTTGGGCAACTTGGGCACGGTCTTCATCGGCTTGCCTTTGGCAATGGCTTTGGGATTGAGACGCGAGGCTGTTGGTGCAACGGTTAGTATCTGTCGGGAACCGACCCTAGGCGTAATTGGTGAGCGATATGGCATCAACTCTCCTGAGGGAACCGGTGTATTGGGAACCTACATGATGGGAACTGTTTTAGGAACTATTTTCTTTGGTCTTTTGGGCTCTTTTGCAGTCAACACAGGTATCCACCCATATGCCTTGGCCATGGCTTCAGGTATGGGAAGCGGATCCATGATGACGGCAGCATCTTCATCTCTGGCAGAAACGGTACCTGCTATGCGAGATACCATTCTTGCCTATGCAGCAACTAGTAATATGTTGACTGGTGTGACGGGCTTGTATAGTGTTGTATTTATTGCACTTCCAATGTCCAACTGGTTGTATAAAAAATGGGAGCCGTTCTTTGCACGCAAAGACGCAGCTGAAGGGAGTGTGAAAGATGTTAAGTAA
- a CDS encoding amidohydrolase: protein MEKQALKEKICQVIDAHRLEIIQAGESIYSHPELGYKEEFATQVMVESFEKLGLSVEKHIAVTGCRARSKNENAGPRISVLGELDAILCKEHQDADPVTGAIHACGHNIQAAAMLGTAIGLVKSGVMDLLDGSVEFMAVPAEEFVELEFRDQLRKEGKIQYFGGKQELIAKGYFDDVDISMMVHALNMPDKTFLTGPNGNGFIGKKVNFIGKEAHAGSAPQDGINALNAAMLALNNIHAQRETFAEADKIRVHPIITKGGDIVNVVPADVRMELYVRGRTIPGIVAANQKVNRSLKAGAMAIGAQVEIEEIPGYLPLLNVPELDRIFAENAGELVDPDTIVKGGDFTGSFDFGDVSHILPVLHPFVGGVVGALHTREFANRDHELTYIAPAKAMAMTIVDLLYDGADQAKKIIADFKPEMTKEDYLAYMESVTGTIRA from the coding sequence ATGGAAAAGCAAGCATTAAAGGAAAAAATATGCCAAGTCATTGATGCTCATCGTCTTGAAATTATCCAAGCGGGAGAGTCAATTTATTCGCACCCGGAATTGGGGTATAAAGAGGAGTTTGCCACACAAGTTATGGTAGAATCCTTTGAAAAACTGGGATTATCAGTTGAAAAACATATTGCTGTAACAGGTTGCCGTGCCAGAAGTAAGAATGAAAATGCGGGTCCAAGGATTTCTGTATTGGGAGAACTCGACGCCATTCTATGCAAGGAACATCAGGATGCGGATCCTGTAACTGGAGCCATTCATGCTTGTGGACATAATATCCAGGCTGCAGCCATGTTGGGTACTGCCATTGGGTTGGTGAAATCAGGTGTAATGGACCTTCTTGATGGGTCAGTAGAGTTTATGGCAGTGCCGGCAGAAGAGTTTGTGGAGTTGGAGTTTCGTGACCAATTGCGGAAAGAAGGCAAGATCCAATACTTTGGCGGCAAGCAGGAGCTGATCGCCAAAGGCTACTTCGATGATGTAGATATTTCCATGATGGTTCATGCCTTGAATATGCCAGACAAGACCTTTTTAACTGGACCCAATGGGAATGGTTTTATCGGGAAAAAAGTAAACTTCATTGGCAAGGAAGCCCATGCGGGCAGTGCGCCGCAGGATGGGATCAATGCCCTAAACGCTGCCATGCTGGCATTGAACAATATCCACGCCCAACGGGAGACCTTTGCCGAAGCAGACAAAATTCGCGTTCATCCCATTATCACCAAGGGTGGGGATATCGTGAATGTGGTTCCTGCTGATGTGCGCATGGAGCTCTATGTGCGCGGTCGTACCATCCCGGGCATTGTTGCGGCCAACCAAAAGGTGAACCGGTCCTTAAAAGCAGGTGCCATGGCCATCGGGGCTCAAGTGGAGATTGAGGAGATTCCAGGCTATCTGCCGTTATTGAATGTGCCGGAACTTGACCGTATCTTTGCGGAGAATGCTGGCGAGCTTGTGGATCCCGATACAATCGTCAAAGGTGGAGACTTTACAGGCTCCTTCGATTTTGGCGACGTGTCTCATATCCTACCAGTCCTGCATCCTTTTGTGGGCGGAGTAGTTGGCGCCTTGCACACGCGGGAATTTGCCAATAGAGATCATGAATTGACCTATATCGCGCCGGCCAAGGCCATGGCCATGACCATTGTAGACCTGCTCTATGATGGAGCAGATCAGGCGAAAAAAATTATCGCGGATTTCAAGCCGGAGATGACCAAGGAAGACTACCTGGCATATATGGAAAGTGTGACGGGGACCATCAGAGCATAG
- a CDS encoding HDIG domain-containing protein, with protein MNRDKAVELLKEHVKTERVYRHSLAVEAAMLAYAKKLGQDEERWGLLGLLHDIDFEEYPEIHPAKAPEILSPEGFDQEFIDSILSHGLNADIPRDLMERKALHAVDEMASFIIAVALMRPTKLEGLKAKSVKKKMKDKAFARAVNREELLSSMEDMGMEFSDHINTIVGGLKEHEAMLNEQGYSLLAK; from the coding sequence ATGAATCGAGACAAAGCTGTTGAACTACTAAAAGAACATGTGAAGACCGAACGCGTCTACCGCCATTCTCTGGCTGTGGAAGCCGCTATGCTCGCCTATGCAAAAAAGCTAGGCCAAGATGAAGAACGTTGGGGTCTTTTAGGCCTTCTCCATGACATTGATTTTGAAGAGTATCCTGAGATTCATCCTGCCAAAGCACCTGAGATTTTGTCACCTGAAGGATTTGACCAAGAATTTATCGATTCCATTCTTTCCCATGGTTTGAATGCCGATATACCGCGTGACTTAATGGAACGAAAAGCCTTGCATGCCGTCGATGAAATGGCCAGCTTTATTATTGCCGTTGCTCTAATGCGTCCGACCAAATTGGAAGGCTTAAAAGCAAAATCCGTGAAAAAGAAAATGAAAGACAAGGCCTTTGCCCGCGCCGTCAATCGGGAAGAACTGCTAAGCTCTATGGAAGATATGGGTATGGAATTCAGCGATCATATCAACACCATCGTAGGTGGATTGAAAGAACACGAAGCCATGCTTAACGAACAGGGCTATTCCCTTTTGGCCAAGTAA